TCGATGGTTACACCGATACACATTATCTTGTGGAATCTATCCTGCACCCCAACTACTACGTTGTAGAAGGTTTTGCCCCCAATCTCATGCCCACGACATATGGGCAGCGAATGGACATCCAGCAGCTAGCAGACCTGGTTGCGTACCTCATGAGCCAGGACCAACTGCCCGAAGAGGACGAATAGCACCTACCAAAGCGAAGTTATGCTATGGACAGCGGCGCGAACGCGGTAAAATAAGGTCATACAGTATTCGATAGAATAGTATTCAACAGATATGATAAGCAACAGATAGCATCTATCTTGATGAATCGCCCACACTGAGGAAGATATTATGCCAATCCGCATGAAATACACGCTTTTTACCCTTGCCGTGCTGTTGATGAACACAGTCGCTACCCTTGCCCAGGAAGAAGCCGCCGCTGAGGCAGAAGGGGCTCCTCCAGGCGTGAGTATGTTCTTGCTGCTGCTCGGCTTGGGTGCCATCGCTCTGGTAGGTTATGTAACTGCACGGCGCGATACATCCAACGAATCGTAATGCTGCATACAACGGCGTCCTAAAAAGTGACAATTGTGCGCTTTGTCACAATTCGTTTACAATTATGGCGTAAAATTCATGGCGTAAAATGATGCAGATAACATGATTGATGATCTAGCGCTTTTTTGCATTTCAAAGCATGATCATATCAAGTGCGTCGATAGCTATGTACGCATATTGTCACTTAAGAACCGCATTTAAACATAAGAACCTATAAAAGATTGGAGCAAGCTATGGCGGAAATGACTTGGGAAAAGAGCGCCATCGCAAGCACGGATACAATCAAAGCCAAAAAATCAGAACGCCTTAAGTTCCTGGCAGGTGGCTTGCTGATTGTGGTTGCAATCGTCGTATTGATGGCTTCCGGTACCGCTAGCGGTGCCCGGTACTTCATCAGCGTGGATGATGTCGTCAACAGCCCGCAGTATGTCGGCCAGACAGTCCGCCTCACGGGTTCCGTCTTCGGCGAAACGATTCGCTACAATAGCGATGATGGCGAATTATCCTTCAGCATCGCCAATATCCCAGATGATTACGAAGATCTGGCGACAGCACTGCACGAGGCTGTGAATAATCCGTTGGTTACAACGTTGCCCATTCACATGTCCGACACCACGAAGCCGGACCTGTTGCAGCACGAAGCACAGGCGATCCTGACGGGCCGCATGGGCGAAGATGGCATCTTCTACGCTACAGAAGTACAGCTCAAGTGCCCCAGCCGCTTCGAAGAGGATACCCCCGGCAGCATGATTCATTTGCAGCAGGGTTAGGCCCATGCTGTCAGAAATTGGCCTGATTGCGCTCGTATTCGCCTTCATTGCCGCCATATACGCAATCATCGCCTCCACATTGGGAGCGTGGCGACATCACGAAAATAGCATCGTCAGCGGTCGTAACGCTGCGCTCGCAACGTTCCCATTGCTCATTGTTGCAGCAGGTGCCCTGTTAGTCGCGCTGCTCACCAAGGATTATCAAAATACGTATGTGTGGTCTGTAACGGACCCACAAACGCCGATGTTCTATCGCTTCACGGCGCTATGGGGATCTCAGAAGGGATCGCTGCTATTCTGGTGTCTGACGATGAGCGCCTTTTCATTTGGGGCTGTCTGGTTCAACTGGCATAGTGATCGCCGCCTGATGCCCTATACCATCGCCTTCATGATGGCGACACTGGCTTTCTTCATCGGCATCACCCTCGTACTAGAAAATCCATTTCAGCGCTGGTGGCTGGACGCCACAACAGGCGAGACTTTCGCCGCGTTGCTCGTCCCTGCCAATGCGGCCATCCCGCCGGATAGTTTGTTAGCCTCAACAGCCAGCGGATTAAACCCGCTGCTGCGTCACTTCGGCATGATCATCCACCCGCCGATGCTCTACATGGGCTTCGTCGGCTTTGTGGTGCCGTTCGCATTCGCGATGGCAGCCCTTGCCTCTGGCGACCTCAGCACCAACTGGATCCGTGCGACGCGCCGCTGGGCGTTGATTGCATGGATATTCCTCAGTTTGGGGCTTATCTTAGGGGGCCGATGGGCTTATGACGTGCTGGGATGGGGTGGTTATTGGGGCTGGGACCCTGTCGAGAATGCGGCCTTCTTGCCCTGGCTGATTGGCACAGCCTTCATCCACAGTGTGATGATCCAGCAAAAGCGCGGTATGCTCAAAGTCTGGAATATGTTCCTGGTGATTTTCACCTTCTCGGCAGTCTTGTTCGGCACATTTGCCACCCGCAGCGGCGTCATTGAAAGCGTGCACAGCTTCGCCCGCAGCGAGATCGGCTATCCGATGCTCATCTTTTGGGCGAGCATGACGATTATCGGCGTTGGGCTGCTGCTGTGGCGCTGGAACCGGGGCGAACTGCGCGACGAACGCAGTAATACGTCCCTGCTCAGCCGAGAATCGCTCTTTGTGCTGAATAACGTTATCTTCATGGCGCTCACGCTGACGATCTTCTTCGGCAGCTTCGGCCTACCGATTTTCTCCGAGCTATTCATGGATACGGAGATCACCGTAGGTACGGAATACTTCATGATTGTCACGCCGCCACTCTTCGCGGCTCTTTACGTTCTGATGGGTGTGGCCCCGCTCTCTGCCTGGGGGGCCTCTTCCGCCGCACGCCTGAGCAGTGCACTGTTCGTCCCCATGTTGCTAACGGTCGTCACGCTCGTCCTGCTCATCTTCGCCACCCCCATGACGCCTGTCGCCTTCATCGGCTATGGCGTGGTGCTGCTGGCAGGCTATGTCGCGCTGTACGAGATTTTCCGGGGTGTGCGTGCCCGCATGGCAACTCGTCAGGAAAATCCGTTACAAGCACTCGTCAAGCTATTCGGACGCAATCAACAGCGTTACGGCGGCTATATCGTCCACGTTGGCGTCGTGATTATTGGCCTGGGCGTCATTGGTAGCACCGTCTTCCAATACGAGACGCGCCGGACCCTGGCTATGGGCGAAGTCGAACAGATTGACAGCCAATACGCCGTCCGTTATGACGACTATCAGGAAGGCGTCGCCTCAGATGGGCGACGACTCCATGTTGCCTCGTTAACCCTGCTGCAAAATGGCAACCCCATTGCAACCATACAGCCGCGAGAAGATGACTTCGGCGAGATGTCTATGATGATCGCAGGCGCGCACAGCACGCTCAGCAATGATTTTTATGTGCTACTGGATGCCTGGGATACCCAACGCGGGCTGGCGGCTTTCGTGCTTTATATCAACCCCCTGGTGAACTTCGTCTGGTGGGGTGGCATTGTGCTGATTATTGGCACGCTGATTGCTGCATGGCCTAAACAGGTTGTTCCGCGCAGCCTGCGTGCACGTCATACAACGCCCGCAGCGGAAGGGCTGCAAACCACATGAAGCACGTCCCTTTCAGACATTTTTTGCTCCTGATCATCCTTGTAAGTATGGCGCTACCCGCTTTCGCCCAGACATCAACTGTCACAGATGATGAAGTCCGTGACGTCGCGGAGCATATGTACTGCCCCATCTGCGAAAATGAACCACTTGATGACTGCCGCAATGTAACGTGTATGCAGTGGAAGGCTGAAATTCGCCGTATGTTGGGCGAAGGCATGAGCCAGCAAGCGATCGTTGATGATTTCGTCGCCCGCTATGGCGATCAAGTCGTCGGCGTGCCTGTAAATCCCTTCCTACGTGCCCTCTCATTAGGCCTCCCTATTCTGATCTTACTGGCCGCCTTCTTCATTGGTTGGCGCACATTCAGCCGATGGCGAGCCGCACCTATGGAATCGGCTTCTGCAGATGCAGCACCCGTTATCAGCGAAGACGACGCCCTTTATCGAGATATGCTGGAACGTGACCTGGGTTCATGATGACTGAATTGGATTTTTTGCAAGAGGCTGACCCCAAGCCGACCCGGCGCAGCTTCAGCCCAGGTTCGATTGCGATCCTCATCGGGCTGATTGTCTTCGCTGTGGTGCTGGCTGTGCAACTGGGCAACCAACGTGTGATTCAGCCGCAACCGGGGGAAGCTATCCGAGATTTCTCGCTAACCACGTTTGAGGGTGAAGCGCTCAACACAGCCGACCTGCGCGGCAAAATCCTGGTGATTAACTTCTGGGGGAGCTGGTGCGCCCCCTGCCGCGATGAAGCACCTGATTTACAAGCCATCTGGGAAGATTACGGCGGCGAAGATGTGGTACTGATCGGAGTCAATTGGAATGACATTGAGGGAAGCGCGCGCGCTTTCATTGATGAATTTGGCCTGACATTCCCCAATGGGCCAGATATTGGCGAAAAGATTGCCGAGCAGTACGCCATTACAGGTGCGCCGGAAACCTTCATCGTAGATCAGGAGGGAACGATTGCTGCCGCCATCATCCAGCCTACAAACTATGATGCCCTAGCCCAGGTTATCACCCGGTTGCAAGCCAACGGAGGCACAGACTCATGAGCTTAGCAGCGCTCCTGGTCGGGCTGGGACTACTGGCCGTCGTATTGTGGTTCGTCCTGCGCCCATTGATGCAAACACCGCGTTCAGCCGCCCTACCGTTGGACCGCCAGCGGGAACGTGCGCTGGCCTATTATGAGCGTGTTCTGACCAACATCCGCGATCTGGACGAAGACCATGCCACGGGTAAAATCGATGAAGCATCGTACCAGCAGCAGCGGGAGTTATGGGCCAGCCGGGGCGTACAAATCCTGAAGATGCTGGATACGCTCGATCACGAGCAGCCCCTCGTCAGCGACCGGCAGGCCGATGATGCCACCATCGACGCGGCCATCGAAGACGCCGTACAGCAAGCAGAAACAACCCGTACCCAACAACAAACGTTATCCGCAACCTAACCCATGCGCCATCATGTAACCAACACAGGTCAGGCCAACGTCTTGAATCAGCGCAAACAATCCATTCGCATCCATCCATTCGCCTGGCTTCTGCCATTGATGATGCTTTTCAGCGCTTGTAGTAATCTGGCGGGAGAACAGCATATCGTGGCGACCTTCACGCCCAGTGCGGCTGTTTCCGCTGTGCTGACGACGGATGACGCCCCCAACCAATCGCCCGATTTACGCGATGGGGCGATAATCTACCAGCAGAATTGCACAAGCTGCCATGGTACAGGTGGCGCTGGTGATGGTGAACTCGTCCAGGATGGCAGCGTACCCACGATGCCTTCTTTCCTCGATGTAGACCATATGCGCCAACAAGAACCCGCTGATTATTATGACATCATCACACATGGCCGTATCGAAAACCTGATGCCGCCCTGGGAGGAAGCGCTCACCCAGCAACAACGCTGGGATGTCGCCATGTACGTCTATACCCTGCAATATTCGCTGGACCAAGTGCACCTGGGCCAGGATGTTTACAGCGCCCAGTGCGTCGATTGTCATGGCATTGGCGGCGAAGGCGATGGTCCTGAAATGGTCGAATCGGGCCGCAGCGCTTTTGATATGACCAATATTCTGGATACAGCCGCTTTAACAGATAACAATATCTACGTCAGCGTATCAGAAGGCATCGGCGACGAAATGCCTGCTTTTGCCGATGATCTGACCGAGGAAGAGATGTGGGCCGCCGTCGCTTATGCGCGTACCCAATCGCTGGCGAACTTTGACGCCTCGCGCGATGCAAATCTACGGCTGGCTGAACCCGGTGAAACGGTCACCATCAGCGGCACCGTATCCCAGGGCACGCAAGACGCAAGCCTACCCGATTCGCTGCAAGTCGGTCTGCGGTATGGCTCCCAGGAAAGCGGCGTGCAGTCCCAGGATGTTACGATGGGGACGGATGGCAGCTATACCTTTACAGAAGTCCCCGTCCAGCCAGATTATGAATATGTCATCTTCGTCATCTATGGCGAACAGGCTTTCTTGAGCGAAGTGCTCACAGGTGATCAACTCCTGCTAGAGAATACGCTCAATCTAGCTCTGTATGAAACCACAGATGATCCTGCTGTGCTCACGATCAGCCAGCTAGAGACGGCCATCGGCGCAGATCGGCTGGATGTCGAGAATGTGACGACCGGGCTGGTCTTCAACCAGAGCATTACCTTTACCAATCACTCAGATCGTCTCTTTGCGATTGCGGCCCCCACCCAGAGCGGCCAACGAAGCACCGTCTCGACATTGATTCAGCTACCGCCTGGGGCCATTATTCTCAATTCACCGGATGACCCGCGTTTCATTATCGTACAGCAGCAGTACGCGCTCATCTACACAGAACCGCTGCTACCGGGCGAAACGACTGTCAATGTCGCGTTCTTCCTGCCTTATGAAAGCGAGGCCGTCATTGACCAGCCCTGGCAGTATCCTATTGAAGGCGAAGTCACCGTTTACCTGGCCCCGCCCAATATTGACCTATTGAGCGACACGCTCCAACCAGGCGAGGATAGGGTCATCAATGGGGTGACATACCGTGCTTACAGCGAAGAGCGCGACCAGGCTGCCAACGCATCGACAATCTACACGCTACAGGGCGAACTTTTTGGCCGTGCAGCGAATGCGGATGGAAATGTCGTCCCATCCGATGTATTGTTGCCTGTGCTACTGGTCGGTGTCGCTCTGCTCATCCTGATTGTAGCCGTGCTGGTCATACGGACGCAGCATAGCCCGAAAACAGATGCAGAGATACAGCAGTTGGTCCACCAGATAGCAGAACTCGACGCGCAGCACGACCAGGGACAGATCAATCATGATTTGTACCAACGGCAGCGTGCCGATTTAAAAGCACGGTTAGCGGCGTTAATGTCCCAAAACGACGACGCATCATAAAAATACACTTGAACTAGAGGAGATTTGAATGCGTAAACTGACGATCAGCTTACTTATAGCCGCCATTGCGCTCATGGGGATTCTGCCCATCAGCGCCCAGGACACAGCAACCCCGACGGATGCACCAACCGACGAAGCCGCAGAAGTCGCCACGGAAGAAGTCACAGAAGAAGCGATGGAAGAGGCAACAGAAGAAGCGACCGTTGACGAAACAACCGACGAAACCACAGACGAGGCGACAGAAGAAGATGGCAGCATCGTCGTCAACGAACTGGGTTTAACATTGCCGGAAGAATGGGGTGCGATCATCGACTCTGAAGGCTATGTGCTGGTCGCTGATTTCAACGTCGATGTTGTGTTGGATGAAGCCGCCGCCGCTGGCGAAGACCCCGTCATCCCTGAAAATCCGCTGGTGATGCGCCTGATTATGGCCGGAATTCCCGCCAGCGAAGAACCACAGACGGTTATCGACCTCGTCAAGCAATTCACTGGCGTGCCAGAAGATGGCCCAGCCGTTGAAGAAGTCGAAGTTGATGGCATCACATTTGGCCGCATTAACGCATCCGACACAGAATC
The Phototrophicus methaneseepsis DNA segment above includes these coding regions:
- a CDS encoding TlpA family protein disulfide reductase, producing the protein MMTELDFLQEADPKPTRRSFSPGSIAILIGLIVFAVVLAVQLGNQRVIQPQPGEAIRDFSLTTFEGEALNTADLRGKILVINFWGSWCAPCRDEAPDLQAIWEDYGGEDVVLIGVNWNDIEGSARAFIDEFGLTFPNGPDIGEKIAEQYAITGAPETFIVDQEGTIAAAIIQPTNYDALAQVITRLQANGGTDS
- a CDS encoding cytochrome c-type biogenesis protein encodes the protein MKHVPFRHFLLLIILVSMALPAFAQTSTVTDDEVRDVAEHMYCPICENEPLDDCRNVTCMQWKAEIRRMLGEGMSQQAIVDDFVARYGDQVVGVPVNPFLRALSLGLPILILLAAFFIGWRTFSRWRAAPMESASADAAPVISEDDALYRDMLERDLGS
- a CDS encoding cytochrome c maturation protein CcmE; its protein translation is MAEMTWEKSAIASTDTIKAKKSERLKFLAGGLLIVVAIVVLMASGTASGARYFISVDDVVNSPQYVGQTVRLTGSVFGETIRYNSDDGELSFSIANIPDDYEDLATALHEAVNNPLVTTLPIHMSDTTKPDLLQHEAQAILTGRMGEDGIFYATEVQLKCPSRFEEDTPGSMIHLQQG
- a CDS encoding heme lyase CcmF/NrfE family subunit, with protein sequence MLSEIGLIALVFAFIAAIYAIIASTLGAWRHHENSIVSGRNAALATFPLLIVAAGALLVALLTKDYQNTYVWSVTDPQTPMFYRFTALWGSQKGSLLFWCLTMSAFSFGAVWFNWHSDRRLMPYTIAFMMATLAFFIGITLVLENPFQRWWLDATTGETFAALLVPANAAIPPDSLLASTASGLNPLLRHFGMIIHPPMLYMGFVGFVVPFAFAMAALASGDLSTNWIRATRRWALIAWIFLSLGLILGGRWAYDVLGWGGYWGWDPVENAAFLPWLIGTAFIHSVMIQQKRGMLKVWNMFLVIFTFSAVLFGTFATRSGVIESVHSFARSEIGYPMLIFWASMTIIGVGLLLWRWNRGELRDERSNTSLLSRESLFVLNNVIFMALTLTIFFGSFGLPIFSELFMDTEITVGTEYFMIVTPPLFAALYVLMGVAPLSAWGASSAARLSSALFVPMLLTVVTLVLLIFATPMTPVAFIGYGVVLLAGYVALYEIFRGVRARMATRQENPLQALVKLFGRNQQRYGGYIVHVGVVIIGLGVIGSTVFQYETRRTLAMGEVEQIDSQYAVRYDDYQEGVASDGRRLHVASLTLLQNGNPIATIQPREDDFGEMSMMIAGAHSTLSNDFYVLLDAWDTQRGLAAFVLYINPLVNFVWWGGIVLIIGTLIAAWPKQVVPRSLRARHTTPAAEGLQTT
- a CDS encoding c-type cytochrome, translated to MRHHVTNTGQANVLNQRKQSIRIHPFAWLLPLMMLFSACSNLAGEQHIVATFTPSAAVSAVLTTDDAPNQSPDLRDGAIIYQQNCTSCHGTGGAGDGELVQDGSVPTMPSFLDVDHMRQQEPADYYDIITHGRIENLMPPWEEALTQQQRWDVAMYVYTLQYSLDQVHLGQDVYSAQCVDCHGIGGEGDGPEMVESGRSAFDMTNILDTAALTDNNIYVSVSEGIGDEMPAFADDLTEEEMWAAVAYARTQSLANFDASRDANLRLAEPGETVTISGTVSQGTQDASLPDSLQVGLRYGSQESGVQSQDVTMGTDGSYTFTEVPVQPDYEYVIFVIYGEQAFLSEVLTGDQLLLENTLNLALYETTDDPAVLTISQLETAIGADRLDVENVTTGLVFNQSITFTNHSDRLFAIAAPTQSGQRSTVSTLIQLPPGAIILNSPDDPRFIIVQQQYALIYTEPLLPGETTVNVAFFLPYESEAVIDQPWQYPIEGEVTVYLAPPNIDLLSDTLQPGEDRVINGVTYRAYSEERDQAANASTIYTLQGELFGRAANADGNVVPSDVLLPVLLVGVALLILIVAVLVIRTQHSPKTDAEIQQLVHQIAELDAQHDQGQINHDLYQRQRADLKARLAALMSQNDDAS